In Myxococcus virescens, a single window of DNA contains:
- a CDS encoding NAD-dependent epimerase/dehydratase family protein, translated as MGTVALFGASGVVGHSIAQALRGQGRGYRVVGRSREGLQREFGADPQAEIVTWNPDDMASIQAAARGVQTLIYLVGVPYWQFHLHPVLMNRTLDAAIAEGVERIVFIASVYPYGRPRTDVVHESHPRVPHTNKGRLRKAQEDLLLAADKAGSIQVTILRLPDFYGPGVENSFLHRAFVAASQGKRAQLIGPIDTPHEFVFVPDVGPTVTALMDHPGAYGRFWNLGGAGVTSQAALVEDIYAQAGHPAKYSVLGPGMVRLIGLFSPFMRELGEMHYLHTSPVIMDDSALRALLGDIRKTPYRDGIRQTLAALSPALAATGHPHPVP; from the coding sequence ATGGGCACGGTTGCGTTGTTCGGCGCCTCGGGCGTCGTCGGACACAGCATCGCGCAGGCGCTGCGGGGGCAGGGGCGGGGCTACCGCGTGGTGGGGCGCTCCCGAGAGGGACTCCAGCGGGAGTTCGGGGCGGACCCGCAGGCGGAGATCGTCACCTGGAATCCCGACGACATGGCCTCCATCCAGGCCGCAGCCCGGGGCGTCCAGACGCTCATCTATCTGGTGGGCGTTCCCTACTGGCAGTTCCACCTCCACCCCGTGCTGATGAATCGCACGCTCGACGCCGCCATCGCCGAGGGCGTGGAGCGCATCGTCTTCATCGCCAGCGTGTACCCCTACGGCCGGCCTCGCACGGACGTCGTCCACGAGTCCCACCCCCGCGTGCCGCACACCAACAAGGGCCGCTTGCGCAAGGCCCAGGAGGACCTGCTGCTCGCGGCGGACAAGGCGGGCTCCATCCAAGTCACGATCCTCCGCCTGCCGGACTTCTACGGCCCGGGCGTGGAGAACAGCTTCCTCCATCGCGCCTTCGTCGCCGCCTCACAGGGCAAGCGCGCCCAGCTCATCGGCCCCATCGACACGCCCCATGAGTTCGTCTTTGTGCCCGACGTGGGGCCCACGGTGACGGCGCTCATGGACCATCCGGGCGCCTACGGCCGCTTCTGGAACCTCGGGGGCGCGGGCGTCACCTCCCAGGCGGCCCTGGTGGAGGACATCTACGCCCAGGCCGGCCACCCCGCGAAGTACTCGGTGCTGGGGCCGGGGATGGTGCGCCTCATCGGCCTCTTCAGCCCGTTCATGCGCGAGCTGGGAGAGATGCACTACCTGCACACCTCGCCCGTCATCATGGACGACTCGGCGCTGCGGGCGCTGCTCGGCGACATCCGGAAGACGCCGTACCGCGACGGCATCCGCCAGACGCTCGCGGCGCTCAGTCCAGCCCTCGCTGCCACAGGTCATCCTCATCCAGTCCCATGA
- a CDS encoding TetR/AcrR family transcriptional regulator, translating into MNAVHLLLGVQWVKAYTGNMGIAERKERQRAELREQILRVARDIVVKEGFPALSMRKLAEAVEYAPATLYLHFENREAIAKELCVRGFQDLLAMLEPATQVEDPLERLPKLAEAYVRFGLEHPETYRMIFMEDPKLSTALFGDHPEGPGPRSFGVLVQVFVDLVAAGRLEEGTKPEQLAEVLWAGVHGIVSLRLTCTGFPGSPAEELTQVMVSTLVQGLPGLTTEPAPTKAR; encoded by the coding sequence ATGAACGCCGTTCATCTACTGCTGGGCGTTCAGTGGGTCAAGGCCTACACTGGGAACATGGGGATTGCGGAGCGGAAGGAGCGACAGCGAGCGGAGCTGCGCGAGCAGATTCTGCGAGTCGCCCGGGACATCGTGGTGAAGGAGGGCTTCCCTGCCCTCTCGATGCGCAAGCTGGCGGAGGCGGTGGAGTACGCGCCGGCGACGCTCTACCTCCACTTCGAGAACCGGGAGGCCATCGCGAAGGAGCTGTGCGTGCGCGGCTTCCAGGACCTGCTGGCCATGCTGGAGCCCGCGACCCAGGTGGAGGACCCGCTGGAGCGGTTGCCCAAGCTGGCGGAGGCCTACGTCCGATTTGGCCTGGAGCACCCGGAGACGTACCGGATGATCTTCATGGAGGACCCGAAGCTCTCCACGGCGTTGTTCGGGGACCATCCGGAGGGCCCGGGCCCGAGGTCCTTCGGGGTCCTGGTGCAGGTGTTCGTGGACCTGGTGGCGGCCGGGAGGCTGGAGGAGGGCACGAAGCCGGAGCAACTCGCGGAGGTGCTGTGGGCGGGGGTCCACGGCATTGTGAGCTTGAGGCTCACGTGCACCGGTTTTCCGGGTTCGCCTGCGGAGGAGCTCACGCAGGTGATGGTGTCCACGCTGGTGCAGGGCTTGCCCGGGCTGACGACGGAACCGGCGCCGACAAAGGCCCGGTAG